A part of Brassica rapa cultivar Chiifu-401-42 chromosome A05, CAAS_Brap_v3.01, whole genome shotgun sequence genomic DNA contains:
- the LOC103867235 gene encoding uncharacterized protein LOC103867235 produces MAAEENRTCEPCKTFGQKCSHVVKKQRAKFYILRRCIAMLVCWRDNNHDRKDS; encoded by the coding sequence ATGGCAGCAGAGGAGAATAGAACGTGCGAGCCTTGCAAGACTTTTGGACAGAAGTGCAGTCATGTCGTGAAGAAACAAAGGGCCAAGTTTTATATTCTTCGCCGTTGTATCGCCATGTTAGTCTGCTGGCGTGACAACAACCACGACCGCAAGGACTCTTGA
- the LOC103867237 gene encoding pentatricopeptide repeat-containing protein At2g36980, mitochondrial, with amino-acid sequence MSVLFRLTSKVASLAKSGRIATARQVFDEMPERDTVAWNTMLTSYSRLGLHQEAISMFTHLRFSDAKPDGYSFTAILSTCASLRDVRFGTQIHSLVIRSSYGASLEVNNSLIDMYGKCSDTLSANKVFRDMGNDSRNEVTWCSLLSAYMSSGEFESGVDVFDEMPKRVVYAWNIMISGHAQCGKVESCLSLFREMLLESECEPDCYTFSSLMNAACGGDSSSLVYGRMVHAVMVKSGWDSAVEAKNSVLSFYAKVGCKDDALREFESIEVLTQVSWNSVIDACMKTGDTERALEVFKLAPERNIITWTTMIAGYGKNGDGEQALRFFVEMMRSEVYSDHFAYGAVLHACSGLALLGQGRMIHGCLIHRGFQGYAYVGNALVNLYAKCGDINESNRAFGDIGNKDLVSWNTMIFAFGVHGLAEEALKLCEDMIASGTKPDKVTFIGLLTTCSHSGLVEEGCKIFKSMVEDYGVALEVDHVTCMIDMFGRSGHLAEAKELATAYNSLVNNASSNNNSSWEALLGACSTHWHTELGREVSKVLKIAEPSEEMSFVLLSNLYCSSGRWKEAEDVRREMVERGMKKTPGCSWIEVGNQVSAFVVGDCTSHPRINELSETLRCLQYDMINPVTFGP; translated from the coding sequence ATGTCTGTTTTGTTTCGTCTCACTTCAAAGGTCGCGTCTTTGGCCAAATCAGGTCGCATAGCCACCGCCCGCCaagtgttcgacgaaatgcctgAACGAGACACCGTTGCGTGGAACACAATGCTAACGAGCTATTCCCGGTTAGGTCTACATCAGGAAGCTATTTCGATGTTCACCCACTTGAGATTCTCCGACGCTAAGCCTGATGGTTACTCCTTTACAGCGATCTTGAGCACTTGTGCGAGTCTACGTGATGTTAGATTCGGAACACAGATTCACTCTCTTGTTATAAGGTCTAGCTATGGTGCTTCGTTGGAGGTGAACAATTCTCTTATTGACATGTACGGTAAGTGCTCTGACACTCTCAGCGCGAACAAAGTGTTTAGAGATATGGGCAATGATAGTAGAAATGAAGTAACTTGGTGCTCGCTTCTGTCTGCGTATATGAGTTCTGGAGAGTTTGAATCTGGCGTTGATGTTTTTGATGAAATGCCGAAAAGGGTTGTGTATGCGTGGAATATAATGATCTCTGGTCATGCCCAATGTGGAAAGGTTGAATCTTGTTTAAGTTTATTCAGAGAGATGTTGCTGGAGAGTGAGTGTGAACCGGACTGTTATACGTTTAGCTCTCTGATGAACGCTGCTTGTGGTGGTGATTCATCGAGTCTTGTTTATGGACGGATGGTTCATGCTGTTATGGTGAAGAGCGGGTGGGACTCTGCGGTTGAGGCGAAGAACTCTGTTTTGAGCTTCTACGCGAAAGTAGGATGCAAAGATGATGCTCTGAGAGAGTTTGAGTCTATTGAAGTCTTGACTCAGGTGTCTTGGAACTCTGTTATCGACGCGTGTATGAAAACAGGAGATACAGAGAGGGCTCTTGAGGTTTTTAAACTAGCTCCTGAGAGAAATATCATTACTTGGACTACTATGATTGCAGGGTACGGTAAGAACGGCGATGGAGAGCAAGCACTGAGGTTTTTCGTTGAGATGATGAGATCTGAAGTGTATTCTGATCATTTTGCGTATGGTGCTGTTCTTCACGCGTGTTCAGGATTAGCTCTTTTAGGACAGGGGAGAATGATACACGGTTGTTTGATCCATCGTGGCTTTCAAGGCTATGCTTATGTCGGTAACGCTTTGGTTAATTTGTATGCTAAATGTGGAGATATCAACGAATCAAACCGTGCGTTTGGTGATATAGGTAACAAAGATTTGGTCTCTTGGAACACGATGATTTTCGCGTTCGGTGTCCACGGGTTAGCAGAGGAAGCTCTAAAGCTATGTGAAGACATGATAGCGTCAGGGACTAAACCAGACAAAGTGACGTTCATTGGGTTGCTGACAACTTGCAGCCATTCAGGGCTTGTGGAGGAAGGAtgcaaaatttttaaatctatGGTTGAAGATTATGGAGTCGCATTGGAAGTAGATCATGTAACATGTATGATAGATATGTTTGGGAGGAGTGGGCATCTAGCAGAAGCAAAGGAGCTGGCTACAGCTTACAACTCACTCGTCAATAACGCTAGTAgtaataataatagttcatGGGAAGCTCTTTTGGGTGCTTGTTCTACGCATTGGCACACAGAGTTAGGCAGAGAAGTCAGCAAAGTTCTGAAGATAGCGGAGCCAAGCGAGGAGATGAGTTTTGTTCTGTTGTCTAACTTGTACTGCTCTAGTGGGAGGTGGAAGGAAGCAGAAGATGTGAGGAGAGAAATGGTTGAGCGAGGCATGAAGAAAACACCTGGATGTAGCTGGATAGAAGTAGGAAACCAAGTGTCAGCTTTTGTAGTCGGTGACTGTACTTCACACCCACGCATTAATGAGCTTTCGGAAACTTTGAGATGCCTTCAATATGACATGATAAACCCTGTAACGTTTGGACCTTGA
- the LOC103867238 gene encoding UDP-glycosyltransferase 86A1, with protein sequence MERAKSRKPHAMMIPYPLQGHVIPFVHLAIKLASHGFTITFVNTDSIHHQISTARQGDAGDIFSEARSSENLDIRYTTVSDGFPLEFDRSLNHDQFFEGIIHVFPAHVDDLITKISRRGDDPPVTCLINDTFYVWSSMICEKHNLVNVSFWTEPALVLNLYYHMHLLISNGHFKSLDNREDVIDYIPGVNAIEPKDLMSYLQVSDKDVDTNTVVYRIIFKAFTDVKKADFVLCNTVQELEPDSLSALQANQPVYAIGPVISSESVVPTSLWTESDCTEWLKGRPTGSVLYVSFGSYAHVGKKEIVEIAHGLLLSGFSFIWVLRPDIVSSDVPDFLPTGFMDQAEGRGIVVQWCCQKAVISNPVIGGFLTHCGWNSILESVWCGLPLLCYPLLTDQFTNRKLVVDDWQIGINLCDKKMVTRDEVSVNIKRLMNQETSSELRSNVEKVKCHIKDAVTSVGSSDTNFNSFVGEVRDKIETKLCHIMG encoded by the exons ATGGAAAGAGCAAAGTCGAGAAAGCCTCATGCCATGATGATACCATACCCACTTCAAGGCCATGTCATCCCTTTTGTCCACTTAGCCATCAAACTAGCTTCACATGGCTTCACCATCACTTTCGTCAACACTGACTCCATCCACCACCAGATCTCCACCGCTCGCCAAGGTGACGCCGGAGATATCTTCTCCGAAGCTCGCAGCTCCGAGAACCTTGACATACGTTACACCACGGTGAGCGACGGCTTCCCTTTGGAGTTTGACCGGTCGCTTAACCATGACCAATTCTTCGAAGGCATTATCCACGTCTTCCCTGCCCACGTTGACGATCTCATCACCAAAATCTCCCGCCGGGGTGATGATCCTCCGGTGACTTGCTTGATCAACGACACGTTTTACGTTTGGTCATCTATGATTTGCGAGAAACACAACCTTGTTAATGTCTCGTTTTGGACCGAACCTGCCTTGGTCCTTAATCTCTATTATCACATGCATCTCCTCATATCTAACGGTCATTTCAAGTCTCTTG ATAACCGTGAAGACGTGATCGATTACATACCAGGAGTTAATGCAATAGAACCAAAGGACTTGATGTCATATCTTCAAGTGAGCGACAAAGACGTCGACACAAACACAGTGGTCTATAGAATAATATTCAAGGCCTTCACAGACGTCAAGAAAGCAGATTTCGTTTTATGCAACACCGTACAAGAACTCGAACCAGACTCTCTCTCGGCTCTACAAGCCAACCAACCGGTTTACGCCATCGGCCCGGTTATCTCAAGCGAATCGGTTGTCCCCACAAGCCTGTGGACCGAGTCAGATTGTACCGAGTGGCTCAAAGGCCGCCCCACCGGATCAGTTCTCTATGTTTCGTTTGGTAGCTATGCACATGTTGGTAAGAAGGAGATCGTGGAGATAGCCCATGGGCTTCTTCTTAGCGGGTTTAGTTTTATTTGGGTTTTACGACCAGATATAGTCAGCTCTGACGTGCCGGATTTTCTTCCAACCGGGTTTATGGACCAGGCCGAAGGTCGAGGCATTGTGGTCCAATGGTGCTGTCAGAAGGCAGTAATCTCAAACCCGGTTATTGGAGGATTTTTGACACATTGTGGATGGAATTCGATTCTAGAAAGCGTTTGGTGCGGTTTACCATTGTTGTGTTATCCGCTTTTAACCGATCAGTTCACGAACCGAAAACTTGTGGTTGATGATTGGCAAATTGGAATTAACCTTTGTGATAAGAAGATGGTCACAAGGGATGAAGTCTCAGTGAATATTAAACGGTTGATGAACCAAGAAACTTCCAGTGAGCTGAGAAGCAACGTTGAGAAGGTTAAATGTCATATTAAAGATGCGGTTACTAGCGTTGGATCTTCAGACACAAATTTTAACTCATTCGTTGGTGAGGTCCGAGATAAGATAGAAACTAAACTTTGTCATATAATGGGTTAG
- the LOC103867782 gene encoding uncharacterized protein LOC103867782: MVWHDNWTSLGPLIQLTGESGPRLTGLPAMAVVRDALVGNRWWISSSRSRNPTICLLKNCLPDHQEVVSSEADDRFLWKVGDNAPVKGFSSSLMWNHLYEQEPEVNWHKSIWFKGRIPKHAFISWLVALDRLSTRDRMRQWGVLVSPTCPLCGTADESRQHIFFDCGYSKEVWSFFYSTLRLSPPTLIMDVLRWIKGPTRDNNVNLILKLAFQACVYLVWKERNSRLHSQVPVLQPH, encoded by the coding sequence ATGGTGTGGCACGATAACTGGACTTCCTTGGGTCCTCTGATTCAGCTAACAGGCGAGTCAGGTCCGAGATTGACAGGCCTACCAGCTATGGCAGTAGTTCGAGATGCGCTGGTAGGTAACCGTTGGTGGATAAGCTCATCTAGATCAAGAAACCCGACAATATGCTTACTGAAGAACTGCCTCCCCGACCATCAGGAAGTAGTTTCATCAGAAGCAGATGACCGCTTTCTGTGGAAGGTTGGCGACAACGCCCCTGTCAAAGGTTTCTCATCGTCCCTCATGTGGAATCATTTGTATGAACAGGAACCTGAAGTGAACTGGCATAAATCTATCTGGTTCAAGGGAAGGATTCCAAAGCATGCTTTTATTTCATGGTTAGTAGCTCTGGACAGATTATCAACTAGGGACAGGATGAGACAATGGGGTGTATTGGTCTCTCCTACATGTCCTCTATGTGGCACAGCGGATGAGTCTCGCCAGCATATCTTCTTTGACTGTGGGTACAGCAAGGAAGTTTGGTCCTTCTTCTACTCTACCCTCCGTCTTTCTCCTCCTACCTTGATCATGGATGTACTAAGATGGATCAAAGGCCCTACTCGCGACAACAATGTCAATCTTATTCTGAAACTTGCTTTTCAAGCTTGTGTTTATTTGGTCTGGAAAGAAAGGAACTCAAGGTTACACTCTCAGGTTCCCGTCCTTCAGCCTCACTGA
- the LOC103867783 gene encoding uncharacterized protein LOC103867783: MNPEMQEMPALISNLPKIWKLEERVVGTDLGFGKFQFDFETVEDMEGVLKNQPFHFDYWMLALARWQPKKSLLYPSEITFWVRIIGVPVEFKTEATFESIGDAIGRTLTVDLDHSRVQVVVDAFKELCFETTIDFTGGEFYDGEEAPVSLRYEKLFGYCQVCGSLCHKDDVCPLDVKNTKKSPEKKREGREGNGVWHDGGKYDDRARSYKGVVINGNANQQQKEREGREYYGKGKGKMGEEIDSKWMKVPERGNKRANTNRGTYRGDGEASRYRPARREDSRSGVQSGHLRHSSEQTKQPFQQEVREEVREEGEIRSVAEARIMPPSQAFQVELAKTQTEGTTVISDPTDVDRGLAEVHGMQEDQVDLEDEDVMDMDEIKAHLLENGIDMDAEDFLEEIAEEETEEVIKEQAEDNNAHVTDGGTVEEEQGTFAGNAEKKPGLRKRLFKASTGTAGSSKLRAFNALASPRKRAAAKPGVRTGDTIKQAESKGASNLKLGTQKI, from the coding sequence ATGAATCCGGAGATGCAGGAGATGCCGGCTCTAATTTCGAATCTCCCGAAGATATGGAAACTGGAAGAGAGGGTTGTTGGTACGGATTTGGGGTTTGGGAAGTTCCAGTTTGATTTCGAAACGGTGGAAGACATGGAAGGGGTTCTCAAGAATCAACCTTTTCATTTTGATTACTGGATGTTGGCTTTGGCACGGTGGCAACCTAAAAAGTCCCTGCTCTATCCGTCGGAAATAACTTTTTGGGTTCGAATCATAGGAGTACCGGTGGAGTTCAAAACGGAAGCCACTTTTGAAAGCATTGGAGACGCCATAGGAAGAACGCTGACGGTAGATTTGGATCATTCTCGAGTGCAAGTGGTGGTTGATGCGTTTAAAGAATTGTGCTTTGAAACCACGATAGATTTCACTGGTGGGGAGTTCTATGATGGAGAGGAAGCTCCGGTATCACTGCGGTATGAGAAGCTGTTTGGATATTGCCAAGTGTGCGGTAGTCTTTGCCACAAGGACGACGTCTGTCCCCTAGATGTGAAGAACACTAAGAAGAGTCCAGAAAAGAAACGTGAGGGAAGAGAAGGTAATGGGGTTTGGCATGATGGAGGGAAGTACGATGATCGTGCAAGGAGTTATAAAGGTGTAGTCATTAATGGAAATGCGAATCAACAGCAAAAAGAAAGAGAGGGCCGTGAGTATTATGGCAAAGGTAAAGGCAAAATGGGGGAAGAAATCGATTCAAAATGGATGAAGGTGCCAGAGAGAGGAAATAAGAGAGCCAACACCAACCGTGGAACATATAGAGGAGATGGGGAGGCTTCTCGATACAGACCTGCAAGGCGAGAGGACTCAAGGTCTGGTGTTCAGAGTGGGCATCTTCGACACTCTTCAGAACAGACTAAGCAACCGTTTCAACAAGAGGTTCGTGAGGAAGTTCGAGAGGAGGGTGAGATTAGGTCCGTTGCGGAGGCTCGCATAATGCCACCCTCTCAAGCGTTTCAAGTGGAACTGGCCAAAACTCAGACTGAGGGAACAACAGTCATCTCGGATCCTACTGACGTGGACCGTGGATTGGCAGAGGTACATGGTATGCAGGAGGATCAAGTTGACTTAGAAGATGAGGATGTGATGGACATGGATGAGATTAAGGCTCATCTACTTGAGAATGGGATTGATATGGATGCAGAGGATTTTTTAGAGGAGATAGCAGAGGAAGAAACTGAGGAAGTGATCAAGGAACAGGCAGAAGATAACAATGCTCATGTGACAGATGGGGGGACTGTGGAAGAGGAGCAAGGCACGTTTGCTGGAAATGCGGAGAAGAAACCAGGACTACGTAAGAGGCTGTTTAAGGCATCAACCGGTACTGCGGGTAGTAGTAAATTGAGAGCGTTTAATGCACTTGCGTCCCCACGTAAGCGAGCTGCAGCGAAGCCAGGAGTGCGTACGGGAGATACCATCAAGCAAGCGGAGAGTAAGGGTGCTTCAAACCTGAAACTTGGGACTCAGAAGATTTGA
- the LOC103867239 gene encoding UDP-glycosyltransferase 86A1 codes for MERAKSRKPHAMMIPFPLQGHVIPFVHLAIKLASHGFTITFVNTDSIHHHISTARQGDAGDIFSAARTSGNLDIRYTTVSDGFPLEFDRSLNHDQFFEGLFHVFPAHVDDLITKISRRGDDPPVTCFIADTFYVWSSMICNKHNLVNVSFWTQPALALNIYYHLHLLISNGHFNSLDNREDVIDYIPGVKAIDPKDLMSYLQVSDKDVDTNRVVYRIIFEAFTDVKKADFVLCNTVQELEPDSLSALQANQPVYAIGPVFSTELVVPTSLWAESDCTEWLKGRPTGSVLYVSFGSYAHVGKKEIVEIAHGLLLSGVSFIWVLRPDIVSSDVQDFLPTGFMDRAQSRGIVVQWCCQMAVISNPAIGGFLTQCGWNSVLESVWCGLPLLCYPLLNDQFTNRKLVVDDWRTGINLCENKMVTRDEVSVNIKRLMNEETLSELRSNVEKVNRHIKDAVTTVGSSEINFNSFVSDVQDRIEIRN; via the exons ATGGAGAGAGCAAAGTCGAGAAAGCCTCATGCCATGATGATACCATTCCCACTTCAAGGCCATGTCATCCCTTTTGTCCACTTAGCCATCAAACTAGCTTCACATGGCTTCACCATTACTTTCGTCAACACCGATTCCATCCACCACCACATCTCCACCGCTCGCCAAGGTGACGCCGGAGATATCTTCTCCGCCGCTCGAACCTCCGGAAACCTTGACATACGTTACACCACGGTGAGCGACGGCTTCCCTTTGGAGTTTGACCGGTCGCTTAACCATGACCAATTCTTCGAAGGCCTTTTCCACGTCTTTCCTGCCCACGTTGATGATCTCATCACCAAAATCTCCCGCCGGGGCGATGATCCTCCGGTGACTTGCTTTATCGCCGACACGTTTTACGTTTGGTCATCTATGATTTGTAACAAGCACAACCTCGTTAATGTCTCGTTTTGGACCCAACCTGCCTTGGCCCTTAATATCTATTATCACTTGCATCTCCTCATATCCAACGGCCATTTCAATTCTCTTG ATAACCGTGAAGACGTGATCGATTACATACCAGGAGTTAAGGCAATAGATCCAAAGGACTTGATGTCATATCTTCAAGTGAGCGACAAAGACGTCGACACAAACAGAGTGGTCTATAGAATAATATTCGAGGCCTTCACAGACGTCAAGAAAGCAGATTTCGTTTTGTGCAACACCGTACAAGAGCTAGAACCAGACTCTCTCTCTGCTCTACAAGCCAACCAACCTGTTTATGCCATCGGTCCGGTTTTCTCAACCGAATTGGTTGTCCCAACAAGCCTGTGGGCCGAGTCTGATTGTACCGAGTGGCTCAAAGGCCGCCCCACCGGATCAGTCCTCTACGTCTCGTTTGGTAGCTATGCCCATGTTGGTAAGAAGGAGATAGTGGAGATAGCACATGGGCTTTTGCTAAGTGGAGTTAGTTTCATTTGGGTTTTACGTCCAGATATAGTTAGCTCTGACGTGCAGGATTTTCTTCCAACCGGGTTTATGGACCGAGCCCAAAGTCGAGGCATCGTGGTCCAGTGGTGTTGTCAGATGGCAGTAATCTCAAACCCGGCCATTGGAGGGTTTTTGACACAATGCGGGTGGAATTCGGTTCTAGAAAGCGTTTGGTGTGGTTTACCATTGTTGTGTTATCCGCTTTTAAACGATCAGTTCACGAACCGGAAGCTTGTGGTGGATGATTGGCGCACTGGAATTAACCTTTGTGAGAACAAGATGGTCACAAGGGATGAAGTCTCGGTGAATATTAAGCGGTTGATGAACGAAGAAACTTTAAGTGAGCTGAGAAGCAACGTTGAGAAGGTTAATCGTCATATCAAAGATGCGGTTACAACCGTTGGATCTTCAGAGATTAATTTTAACTCATTCGTTAGCGATGTACAAGATAGAATAGAAATTAGAAACTGA